The following are encoded together in the Pedobacter steynii genome:
- a CDS encoding gliding motility-associated C-terminal domain-containing protein: MNKTIYIIYLSCFLIFSNKAISQICQGSFGDPVVQIDFGRGSSFFGPSLGTNTNYTYMAFGSPPDGSYTIEKSVNSGGAWHLLPDHTPNDPDGYLMMVNASYAPGIFYATDVTTDLCPNTTYEFAAWVSNLLKSPGIKPNLTFMVLTMDDQVLSSYSTGDIPESSQPAWKQYGFLFRTTGNVTRVKIKIINNAPGGVGNDLALDDITFRPCGPKITADIDNSGLTEKTICENENTAVSISTQVAGSASLRYLWQRNSGTGWVDLNNETTRQLTIPPQSLPPGKYEYRMMAAEVNNFNSPACRTASPIVTLKVNPAPKPGLTSQQSVCIGNKINLNVDGIADTYLWTGPGNYRSNLKSPVIENASLAHAGTYQVTMVNSGTCSAVAQINVSVIPPPVAAVDAQSVSICEGASIALKASGGTTYKWTPSVGLSAANIPNPIASPTITTVYNVAVSNGACESTTYVIVNVHKKATTDAGNNRSIIEGQPITLEGKVSGDHITYFWTPSNYLDDPAKLNPVASPPEDITYTLNVWSEKGCPGSSSSVSIKVFKKLNIPNTITPNGDGINDVWNIGALEAYPDAEIKVLNRYGERVYSSTSAHKTWDGRYKGVNVPVGTYYYLINLHNGQKILTGPITVLR; this comes from the coding sequence ATGAACAAGACCATTTATATTATTTACCTGAGTTGTTTTTTAATTTTTAGCAACAAAGCCATTTCACAGATCTGTCAGGGAAGTTTTGGTGATCCTGTCGTACAGATTGACTTTGGAAGAGGCAGTAGTTTCTTTGGCCCATCATTGGGTACAAATACAAATTATACCTACATGGCTTTCGGATCACCACCTGATGGTTCTTATACCATCGAAAAGAGTGTAAATAGTGGGGGGGCCTGGCATCTCCTTCCAGACCATACACCAAATGATCCTGATGGTTACCTGATGATGGTGAACGCCAGTTATGCACCCGGTATTTTTTATGCAACTGATGTTACAACCGATTTATGTCCAAATACCACTTATGAATTTGCAGCCTGGGTATCAAATCTGCTCAAATCCCCAGGAATCAAACCGAATCTGACCTTTATGGTTCTTACTATGGACGACCAAGTGTTGAGCAGCTACAGTACCGGCGATATTCCTGAGAGCTCCCAACCGGCCTGGAAGCAATATGGATTTTTATTCCGCACCACAGGTAATGTAACCCGGGTTAAAATTAAAATCATTAACAACGCACCCGGTGGAGTCGGAAACGATCTTGCTTTGGATGATATTACCTTCAGACCATGCGGCCCGAAAATCACTGCCGATATAGATAACTCGGGACTAACAGAAAAAACAATTTGTGAGAATGAAAATACTGCGGTAAGTATTTCTACACAGGTAGCAGGATCAGCAAGTCTTCGTTACTTATGGCAGAGAAACAGTGGTACAGGCTGGGTTGACCTCAATAATGAAACAACCAGACAACTAACCATTCCACCTCAATCTTTACCACCCGGGAAATATGAATACCGTATGATGGCTGCAGAAGTAAACAATTTCAACTCTCCTGCATGTAGAACAGCCTCTCCTATAGTGACCCTTAAGGTAAATCCCGCACCAAAGCCAGGCCTGACTAGTCAACAAAGCGTTTGTATAGGAAACAAGATCAATTTAAACGTGGATGGAATAGCTGACACCTATTTATGGACAGGTCCGGGTAATTATCGCTCTAATCTTAAATCACCGGTCATTGAAAATGCCAGTCTGGCCCATGCAGGAACATATCAGGTAACCATGGTCAACTCCGGAACCTGTTCAGCTGTGGCACAGATTAATGTTTCTGTTATCCCCCCACCGGTAGCTGCAGTCGATGCTCAATCTGTTTCTATCTGCGAAGGAGCTTCAATTGCACTTAAGGCTTCCGGAGGCACAACCTATAAATGGACGCCATCTGTAGGTTTATCTGCTGCTAATATTCCCAATCCTATTGCCTCCCCTACAATCACAACCGTTTATAATGTAGCGGTTTCTAACGGTGCCTGCGAAAGTACCACATACGTCATTGTAAATGTGCATAAAAAAGCAACAACTGATGCAGGGAATAACCGGTCAATTATAGAGGGGCAGCCCATCACACTTGAAGGCAAAGTCTCCGGTGACCACATTACGTATTTCTGGACCCCCTCCAATTATCTGGATGATCCTGCCAAACTTAATCCGGTAGCCAGTCCGCCGGAAGACATCACCTATACTTTAAATGTCTGGTCGGAGAAGGGTTGTCCCGGTTCCAGTTCCAGCGTTTCCATTAAGGTATTCAAAAAACTGAACATTCCGAATACCATTACCCCTAACGGTGATGGAATCAATGATGTATGGAATATCGGCGCATTAGAGGCTTATCCTGATGCAGAAATCAAAGTTCTTAACCGGTATGGTGAACGTGTATATAGCTCCACATCTGCTCACAAAACCTGGGATGGAAGGTACAAAGGGGTAAATGTGCCCGTTGGTACTTATTATTATTTGATTAACCTTCACAACGGACAGAAAATCCTCACAGGACCTATTACTGTTCTGAGGTAA
- the fbaA gene encoding class II fructose-bisphosphate aldolase, whose product MSLKGYKGVIYGDAVQELFEQAKKHQFALPAVNVTGTNTINAVMETAKAVNSPVMIQLSNGGAQFYAGKTLNNDNLNACVLGAVSAAKHVHLLAEHYGVAVVLHTDHAAKKLLPWIDGLLDHGEKFFAEHGKPLFSSHMLDLSEEPIEENMEISAKYLARMAKMGMTIEIELGVTGGEEDGVDNSDVDSSKLYTQPSEVAYAYEELSKVSDKFTVAAAFGNVHGVYKPGNVKLQPVILKNSQDFIKEKFGLTAEKPINFVFHGGSGSSQEEIREAISYGAIKMNIDTDMQWAFWEGILDYYTANEAYLQGQIGNPDGEDKPNKKYYDPRVWLRKGEEAFVKRLTQAFEDLNCKDASDKL is encoded by the coding sequence ATGAGTTTAAAAGGCTATAAAGGCGTAATTTACGGAGATGCCGTTCAGGAATTATTTGAACAGGCTAAAAAACATCAGTTTGCATTACCTGCGGTTAATGTTACCGGTACCAACACGATCAATGCGGTAATGGAAACAGCTAAAGCGGTTAATTCACCTGTTATGATTCAGCTGTCAAATGGCGGTGCCCAATTTTATGCAGGAAAGACATTGAATAATGACAATTTAAATGCCTGCGTATTGGGAGCTGTGTCTGCGGCTAAACACGTTCATTTATTAGCAGAACATTATGGTGTTGCAGTTGTATTACATACTGACCATGCCGCTAAAAAATTATTACCATGGATCGACGGTTTGTTGGATCATGGAGAGAAATTTTTTGCTGAGCACGGTAAACCATTGTTCTCTTCTCATATGCTGGATTTGTCAGAGGAACCTATTGAAGAAAATATGGAAATCTCTGCTAAATATCTTGCACGCATGGCTAAAATGGGTATGACCATTGAAATCGAACTTGGTGTAACCGGTGGAGAAGAAGATGGCGTTGACAATAGTGATGTCGACAGCTCAAAATTATATACGCAGCCCTCAGAAGTAGCTTATGCTTATGAGGAACTAAGTAAAGTAAGTGATAAATTTACTGTAGCTGCAGCTTTTGGTAATGTTCATGGTGTTTATAAACCAGGTAACGTGAAATTGCAGCCGGTAATCCTTAAAAATTCTCAGGATTTCATCAAAGAGAAATTCGGATTGACTGCAGAAAAACCAATCAATTTTGTATTCCACGGTGGATCAGGTTCTTCTCAGGAAGAAATCAGAGAGGCCATCTCTTATGGAGCGATCAAGATGAACATTGATACTGATATGCAATGGGCATTCTGGGAAGGAATCTTAGATTATTACACTGCAAATGAAGCTTATCTTCAAGGTCAGATCGGTAACCCTGACGGAGAAGATAAACCAAATAAGAAATATTATGATCCGCGCGTATGGTTGCGTAAGGGTGAAGAAGCTTTTGTTAAACGTTTAACTCAGGCTTTTGAAGACTTAAACTGTAAGGACGCAAGCGATAAACTATAA
- a CDS encoding CBU_0592 family membrane protein → MLQTLFTCIGWLGVVFCTLGYFLLSVKIIKADSLIFQLLNIIGGLCLVTIALESDDMPNAVANLLWMFIGLYALGRQLRTQANASKK, encoded by the coding sequence ATGCTACAGACTTTATTTACTTGCATCGGCTGGCTTGGAGTGGTATTCTGTACCCTCGGCTATTTCCTGTTGAGCGTTAAAATCATCAAGGCAGATTCTCTTATTTTTCAATTGCTGAATATTATCGGCGGCTTATGTCTGGTCACTATCGCATTGGAAAGTGATGATATGCCCAATGCTGTTGCCAATCTGCTTTGGATGTTTATCGGTCTCTATGCCCTGGGACGTCAGTTAAGGACTCAGGCAAATGCATCTAAGAAATAA
- a CDS encoding TetR family transcriptional regulator: protein MGRKSLKEERQREIIKVFYKVAKKEGYENTSIAKIAKVMDINPSLVIHYFETKEDLTYALIDYILERYLLIFTVEQKKGVTIADLQKTIEMLFSKKWNLLFDDGLFYTFYALAFREKKIKIKYKAILDSLRFTLAMIIEQCNQTNELKISDPKSTADLIFVLVDGAYFYLSMESDKLAYQKKLDDYKRNAYQILGITPIIS from the coding sequence ATGGGTAGAAAAAGTCTTAAAGAAGAAAGACAACGGGAAATTATAAAAGTGTTTTATAAGGTTGCCAAGAAAGAGGGGTATGAAAATACCTCAATTGCAAAGATTGCGAAAGTGATGGATATCAATCCAAGCCTGGTTATCCATTATTTTGAGACTAAAGAAGACCTTACTTATGCATTAATAGATTATATACTGGAAAGGTATCTGCTTATTTTTACAGTAGAGCAGAAGAAAGGAGTAACGATTGCCGATTTGCAAAAAACAATAGAAATGCTTTTCTCCAAGAAGTGGAACCTATTGTTCGATGACGGGCTTTTTTATACTTTTTATGCGCTGGCCTTCCGGGAGAAAAAGATCAAGATAAAATATAAGGCCATTTTGGATTCTTTGCGTTTCACCCTTGCTATGATCATTGAACAATGTAATCAGACAAATGAGTTAAAAATTTCAGATCCGAAGAGCACTGCCGACCTGATTTTTGTATTGGTGGACGGAGCTTACTTTTATCTTTCCATGGAGAGTGATAAACTGGCCTATCAGAAAAAACTCGATGATTATAAGCGTAATGCGTATCAGATATTAGGCATCACACCCATTATTTCTTAG
- a CDS encoding SusC/RagA family TonB-linked outer membrane protein, with translation MKKKLPFSPQWRNKVYPLFWMICLLFSTTISFAQDIALKGEVLDAETRGPIPSVNVSVKGTSQRTSTDANGKYTLNKVPSGSTIVFTYIGYKQEEKKLSGQTQLNITLSPDYGKLDEVVVVGFGSKKKINIAGAIDQISGKALESRPSANVIQALQGLSPGLNITYGGGAPGTLPVINIRGYTSINGGSPLVVIDGIPATSTDDMLRLNPSDISSFTVLRDAASAAIYGARAAFGVILITTKQGAVGKQTISYNTYASWGKPTLLPKPVTDPYIFSRVLETATDNTPWDYVNYSDEHYRWAKERSENPSVADTRIDPKDPTKWAYMGSNDWYDYFFNKASFSQNHSLAFSGGVNINDKPLSYYLSADYTKENGLNKLTDDFWDRYGLRSKLGFSPLSWLKLDNNLNIYETKKALPNASITDLYYLRPTDVAKNPDGTWANTAAGTLAARLTDGGKNIENMIGFQNITSATATFLNGDLQVNGDASFKRELWKYHFDSKKYNIGYGPNDVRLEGGNGFVTENNGYLYTNAFNLYTTYKKTIGNHFFSAMAGYNSENYRYSTINASRQSLISSSLPYLSLTNGEMSVGAGYEAYATTSAFGRLNYTFKDRYILEATGRYDGSSRFPISRRWGFFPSVSGAWIASAEEFFQPLSNVLSTFKLRTSYGNLGNQNPSSNAYLRDFGYIQTLPAGTSPYLINGAQQQVITGAPALAVDPNTYTWEKVSTLNMGTDIGLFKDKFLIAFDYFIRDTKGMLTAAQELPGVLGTAVPKQNAADLRTKGWELSVTYRDRFDLGSKPFSFETKFTLADSRAKITKFKNNQKLFSNYREGQYIGEIWGLENDGMFENKEQIAALDQKSIVPWAALDIVPGWPRYKDLNGDKKIEKGLSSEDPKDLRIIGNSTDRYTVGANLNMDWNGFDLGIFVQGVLKRDFYPHHYLFWGPYQQPYANVYPWNLNFYRGAADSPEQRAKHSASYIAAGLADANLNSEYPVLQSWLADANNGQGLDIPQTKYLLNGAYLRIKNVSLGYTLPAQLTKRLKLGRLRVYVSGENLYEFSSIKKYVDPEAVNQGSSAWAYPFQRKYAVGLNLDF, from the coding sequence ATGAAAAAAAAATTACCATTTTCTCCACAATGGAGGAACAAGGTGTATCCATTATTTTGGATGATCTGCCTCCTGTTCAGCACCACCATTAGTTTTGCACAGGACATCGCCTTAAAAGGAGAAGTCCTTGATGCGGAAACAAGGGGACCTATTCCCTCAGTCAACGTCAGTGTAAAGGGAACTTCCCAGCGAACCAGTACGGATGCAAACGGAAAATATACCCTGAATAAAGTACCTTCCGGATCAACAATTGTGTTTACCTATATCGGGTATAAACAGGAAGAAAAAAAACTTAGCGGACAAACACAACTCAATATTACCCTAAGTCCGGATTACGGGAAACTGGACGAAGTGGTCGTAGTAGGTTTCGGAAGCAAGAAAAAAATAAACATTGCAGGAGCAATTGATCAGATTTCCGGAAAAGCACTGGAATCCCGCCCCTCAGCGAATGTGATACAGGCGCTTCAGGGACTGAGTCCTGGCCTGAACATCACTTATGGAGGTGGTGCACCGGGAACACTACCTGTCATTAACATCAGGGGCTATACTTCCATCAACGGAGGATCTCCTTTAGTTGTTATTGATGGGATTCCGGCCACGAGCACCGACGATATGCTCCGTTTAAACCCTTCGGATATCTCTTCATTTACGGTACTTCGAGATGCGGCTTCTGCAGCCATTTATGGCGCCAGAGCAGCTTTCGGGGTGATCCTGATCACCACAAAACAAGGGGCTGTCGGTAAACAAACCATCAGCTATAACACTTACGCATCCTGGGGGAAACCTACCCTCCTTCCTAAACCGGTAACGGACCCTTACATTTTTTCGAGAGTTTTGGAAACCGCTACAGACAACACCCCATGGGATTATGTAAATTATTCAGACGAACATTACCGATGGGCAAAAGAAAGGTCAGAAAATCCGTCCGTAGCAGATACCAGAATAGATCCCAAAGATCCCACAAAATGGGCATACATGGGCAGCAATGACTGGTACGATTACTTCTTTAATAAAGCCAGCTTCTCTCAAAACCATTCTCTTGCCTTTTCAGGTGGGGTCAATATCAACGACAAGCCATTGAGCTACTACCTTTCCGCTGATTATACCAAAGAGAATGGCCTGAATAAGCTAACTGACGATTTCTGGGACAGATATGGACTTCGTTCAAAACTCGGGTTCTCTCCGTTAAGTTGGCTTAAGCTGGACAACAACCTCAATATTTACGAAACAAAAAAGGCATTGCCAAACGCCAGCATTACCGATCTCTATTATTTAAGGCCCACTGATGTGGCTAAAAATCCAGACGGGACCTGGGCAAATACCGCGGCAGGCACCCTGGCAGCCCGTTTAACAGATGGAGGAAAGAATATAGAAAATATGATCGGATTCCAGAACATCACCAGCGCAACCGCTACATTTTTAAATGGCGACCTGCAGGTAAATGGGGATGCTTCATTTAAAAGAGAACTTTGGAAATATCACTTCGACTCCAAGAAATACAATATCGGCTACGGCCCGAATGATGTACGGTTAGAGGGTGGAAACGGCTTTGTTACGGAAAACAATGGCTATCTGTACACCAACGCGTTTAACTTATACACGACCTACAAAAAAACCATAGGCAATCACTTTTTCAGTGCCATGGCCGGTTACAACAGCGAAAACTATAGATATTCGACAATAAATGCGTCAAGACAGTCGCTTATCTCCTCTTCATTGCCATACCTGAGTTTAACTAACGGAGAAATGAGCGTCGGAGCAGGCTATGAAGCCTATGCGACAACCAGCGCATTTGGCCGCTTAAATTATACCTTTAAAGATCGTTATATTTTAGAAGCAACAGGAAGATATGATGGGTCATCCCGTTTTCCTATTTCCAGACGCTGGGGATTCTTCCCTTCGGTCTCCGGAGCATGGATTGCAAGTGCGGAAGAGTTCTTTCAACCGCTTTCCAATGTTCTTTCCACTTTTAAACTCAGGACTTCTTATGGTAATCTTGGAAACCAAAACCCATCTTCCAATGCTTATCTGAGGGATTTCGGATACATTCAAACCCTGCCTGCAGGAACTTCCCCTTATCTGATTAACGGTGCTCAGCAACAAGTCATCACAGGTGCTCCTGCATTAGCTGTAGATCCAAACACTTATACCTGGGAAAAAGTATCCACTTTGAACATGGGAACAGATATTGGCCTGTTTAAAGATAAGTTCCTGATCGCATTCGATTATTTTATAAGAGATACCAAAGGAATGTTAACCGCCGCGCAGGAATTACCAGGAGTTCTGGGTACTGCCGTTCCCAAACAAAATGCGGCAGATTTAAGAACAAAAGGATGGGAACTTTCGGTTACTTACAGAGACCGTTTTGACCTGGGCTCCAAACCTTTTAGTTTCGAAACTAAGTTTACCCTTGCCGACTCCCGCGCTAAGATTACCAAATTCAAAAATAATCAGAAGCTCTTTTCAAATTATCGGGAAGGCCAGTACATTGGTGAGATCTGGGGCTTGGAAAATGATGGTATGTTTGAAAATAAAGAACAAATTGCCGCTTTGGATCAAAAGAGCATCGTGCCCTGGGCAGCCCTGGACATCGTTCCCGGCTGGCCAAGATATAAAGACCTGAATGGAGATAAGAAAATTGAAAAAGGTCTAAGCAGTGAAGACCCGAAAGACCTCAGAATTATCGGCAACAGCACAGACCGTTACACGGTTGGTGCAAACCTGAATATGGACTGGAACGGTTTCGATTTGGGCATATTCGTTCAGGGCGTCCTGAAAAGAGATTTTTACCCGCACCATTACCTTTTCTGGGGACCATACCAGCAGCCTTATGCCAACGTATATCCATGGAACCTGAACTTTTACAGGGGAGCAGCTGATTCTCCGGAGCAAAGGGCAAAACACTCTGCCTCCTATATTGCTGCTGGTCTGGCAGATGCAAATCTTAATTCAGAATATCCGGTATTGCAATCCTGGCTGGCAGATGCCAATAATGGTCAGGGCTTAGACATCCCACAAACAAAATATCTGTTAAATGGTGCTTACCTGAGAATTAAAAATGTATCTCTGGGTTATACCTTGCCTGCGCAATTAACCAAACGTCTTAAACTTGGTCGCCTTCGTGTTTATGTATCCGGAGAAAATCTTTATGAATTCTCTTCGATTAAAAAATATGTAGACCCGGAAGCGGTAAACCAGGGTTCAAGTGCATGGGCATATCCTTTTCAGAGAAAGTATGCAGTTGGTCTAAATCTGGACTTTTAA
- a CDS encoding RagB/SusD family nutrient uptake outer membrane protein, producing MKKNIYIAFIVIIGTLVACKKGDLDRFPQTQIAPNLFFNSEEDLALYVNGLISQPDRNSYLNDQSSDNVATTAAVEVKNIMGDKANAQNITDGWNWGRLRNINYFLENYNKAKVSNEIKNHYVGLARYYRAEFYLEKIKRFSDVPWYSKTLNPDDAELFKGRDPRALVIDSIMADLDFAYKNTREKVPSGTPGKWSVATFYARAALYEGTYRKYHAELNLTSSANAFLETAAKVAGEVMASNKFSIYNTGKPQEDYAALFGSQDLTSNPEVILANVFDMSKSRSQNVNSVVFGDYEQAPAKDLIQSYLMKDGSRFTDLPDYHKIGFVKEFENRDARLSQTMVYPGWIRVPDTKPYIQSLNKNFTGYHQLKGYVNSTEASILNGVDFPVYRYAEVLLTYAEALAELGTLNQSQLDQSVNLLRKRAGQPNLNMGIANANPDPLMKQQFGNVSSNIGVILEIRRERRIEFAFENSRYDDLMRWKAGKLLTKSPEGMYFQGLGKYDLTGDGVADIILIDRSMTIPAEEQKEINSLGVKLIYYRTGTIGSDATVYLKNGTNGGLIVTESVTRNFEEPKYYYRPIPQQQVLLNENLKQIFGW from the coding sequence ATGAAGAAAAACATATATATTGCATTCATCGTCATCATAGGTACATTAGTGGCCTGCAAAAAAGGAGATCTGGATCGTTTTCCACAAACACAAATTGCCCCTAATCTCTTCTTTAACTCAGAAGAGGATCTGGCTTTGTATGTCAACGGTTTGATCTCACAGCCAGACCGGAACAGTTACCTGAACGACCAGAGTAGCGATAACGTCGCAACCACTGCTGCGGTCGAAGTAAAAAACATTATGGGGGACAAAGCAAATGCACAAAACATTACCGATGGATGGAACTGGGGCAGGTTGCGAAACATCAATTATTTTCTGGAAAACTACAATAAAGCTAAAGTCAGTAATGAGATCAAAAACCATTACGTCGGTTTAGCAAGATATTACCGTGCCGAATTTTATCTGGAGAAGATCAAACGCTTTTCGGATGTTCCATGGTATTCAAAAACCTTAAATCCGGACGATGCTGAATTATTCAAAGGACGCGATCCACGCGCGCTGGTTATCGATAGCATTATGGCCGATCTTGATTTCGCCTATAAAAACACACGGGAGAAAGTTCCTAGCGGAACGCCAGGCAAGTGGTCAGTGGCCACCTTTTATGCCAGAGCGGCATTGTATGAAGGTACCTACCGTAAATACCATGCTGAACTTAACCTGACCAGTTCTGCCAATGCTTTTCTTGAAACTGCGGCAAAAGTTGCCGGAGAGGTCATGGCTTCCAACAAATTTTCAATCTACAATACCGGTAAGCCACAGGAAGATTATGCGGCCTTATTTGGAAGTCAGGACCTGACCTCGAATCCGGAAGTGATCCTGGCTAATGTTTTTGACATGAGTAAGAGCAGAAGTCAGAATGTAAATTCTGTTGTTTTTGGAGACTATGAACAGGCTCCTGCCAAAGATCTGATACAATCTTATCTGATGAAAGATGGTAGCCGGTTCACAGATCTGCCGGATTATCATAAAATAGGCTTTGTAAAAGAATTTGAAAACCGGGATGCACGTCTTTCACAGACGATGGTATACCCCGGCTGGATAAGGGTTCCGGATACGAAACCTTACATTCAAAGCTTAAATAAAAACTTCACGGGTTACCATCAACTGAAAGGTTATGTCAACAGTACTGAAGCGAGCATCCTGAATGGCGTAGACTTCCCGGTTTACCGCTATGCAGAAGTCCTGCTTACCTATGCAGAAGCACTTGCTGAACTTGGAACGTTAAATCAATCCCAATTGGACCAGTCGGTAAATCTGCTTAGAAAAAGAGCCGGGCAACCCAATCTGAATATGGGTATTGCAAATGCAAACCCAGACCCGCTGATGAAACAACAGTTTGGGAATGTGAGCTCAAACATAGGCGTTATTCTGGAGATCAGAAGAGAACGCAGAATAGAATTTGCTTTTGAAAACAGCAGATATGATGACCTGATGAGATGGAAAGCAGGTAAACTGCTGACCAAAAGTCCGGAGGGCATGTATTTCCAGGGTTTAGGTAAATACGACCTGACAGGAGATGGAGTGGCAGACATCATTTTAATCGATCGGTCAATGACCATTCCCGCGGAAGAGCAAAAGGAAATCAATTCTCTGGGTGTAAAACTCATCTATTACCGTACAGGCACCATTGGTTCGGATGCTACGGTCTATCTCAAAAATGGAACTAACGGCGGTCTTATTGTCACCGAATCCGTTACCCGTAATTTTGAAGAACCAAAATATTATTACCGACCAATCCCACAACAACAGGTGCTCTTAAACGAGAATCTGAAACAAATATTTGGCTGGTAA
- the accD gene encoding acetyl-CoA carboxylase, carboxyltransferase subunit beta, giving the protein MAWFKREKKGISTLTEEKKEAPDGLWNKCPNCKKALHSADLVENKYVCQYCDFHLRVGSKEYFQVLFDNDEFKELFPNLTSGDPLNFTDSKPYVERLAESQAKTGLKDAIRAAHGKIEGQDLVIACMDFNFIGGSMGSVVGEKIARSIDYSIKHKIPFLMISKSGGARMMEAAFSLMQMAKTSAKLALLSQAKIPYISLLTDPTTGGVTASYAMLGDINIAEPGALIGFAGPRVIKETIKKDLPKGFQTAEFVQEHGFLDFIVDRRAMKAKLAAFLRMLNN; this is encoded by the coding sequence ATGGCTTGGTTTAAGAGAGAAAAAAAAGGTATCAGTACACTGACAGAAGAAAAAAAAGAAGCGCCGGACGGTTTATGGAACAAGTGTCCTAATTGTAAGAAAGCACTCCACAGTGCCGATCTGGTTGAAAATAAATACGTTTGCCAATATTGTGATTTTCATTTAAGGGTAGGATCAAAAGAATATTTTCAGGTATTGTTTGACAATGATGAGTTCAAAGAGCTTTTTCCAAACCTGACTTCAGGTGACCCTTTGAATTTTACAGATAGCAAACCCTATGTTGAACGATTGGCAGAAAGTCAGGCTAAAACCGGCTTAAAAGACGCCATCAGAGCTGCACATGGTAAAATCGAAGGTCAGGACCTGGTTATTGCCTGTATGGACTTCAATTTTATCGGAGGTTCTATGGGTTCAGTAGTGGGAGAAAAAATCGCCCGTTCTATTGATTATTCTATCAAACATAAAATTCCATTCCTGATGATCTCCAAATCCGGAGGGGCCAGAATGATGGAAGCCGCATTCTCTTTAATGCAGATGGCTAAAACTTCGGCTAAATTAGCCCTGCTAAGCCAGGCTAAAATTCCATACATCTCTTTACTTACAGATCCGACAACAGGTGGCGTAACGGCTTCCTATGCGATGCTGGGTGATATTAATATTGCTGAACCTGGCGCGTTAATCGGTTTTGCAGGCCCAAGGGTAATTAAAGAGACCATTAAAAAAGATTTACCTAAAGGATTTCAAACTGCAGAATTTGTGCAGGAACATGGTTTCCTTGATTTTATTGTGGACCGCAGGGCAATGAAAGCTAAACTTGCAGCTTTCCTTCGAATGCTCAACAACTGA